From the genome of Planctomycetia bacterium, one region includes:
- a CDS encoding PQQ-binding-like beta-propeller repeat protein, translating to MIGEGKVPSVVLGDGLAFTSGGWGGKETMKAFRLGGKGDLKEANLVWEQKKGMPKVPSMLYLKPHLFAITDGGVASCMKADTGELVWQERVGGNFSASPVAAEGRIYFLGDNGETTVIAASSEFKVLAKNPLGEKVQASPAISRGQFFIRTEKNLYCIGDASNAAVASPASADIVGHWKFDESPNTSPSDSSGGKHDGKLLPQRPGECSPTTSKWTSTMKTTWPCTGPSNDDIFGSAFGSAQSMGEYREAVSR from the coding sequence GTGATCGGCGAAGGCAAGGTGCCTTCTGTCGTACTGGGCGACGGACTGGCGTTCACGTCCGGCGGGTGGGGAGGCAAGGAGACAATGAAGGCGTTCAGGCTCGGCGGCAAAGGCGATCTCAAGGAAGCCAATCTCGTTTGGGAACAAAAGAAAGGCATGCCGAAAGTGCCATCGATGCTCTACTTGAAGCCGCATCTCTTTGCCATCACTGACGGTGGCGTGGCCTCGTGCATGAAAGCCGACACGGGCGAACTTGTCTGGCAGGAACGCGTCGGTGGGAATTTCTCCGCGTCGCCCGTCGCTGCCGAAGGCCGCATCTATTTCCTCGGCGACAACGGTGAGACTACCGTCATCGCAGCCAGCTCGGAATTCAAAGTGCTGGCAAAGAATCCGCTCGGCGAAAAAGTGCAGGCTTCACCCGCCATTTCGCGCGGGCAGTTCTTCATTCGCACTGAGAAAAACCTTTACTGCATCGGCGATGCTTCAAACGCTGCGGTCGCCAGTCCAGCATCGGCGGACATCGTTGGTCACTGGAAGTTCGACGAAAGCCCGAACACATCGCCCTCGGACAGCTCCGGTGGCAAGCATGACGGCAAGTTGCTCCCCCAACGGCCTGGTGAATGTTCACCGACTACTTCGAAATGGACCTCAACGATGAAGACAACCTGGCCCTGCACCGGGCCAAGCAATGATGATATCTTTGGTTCAGCATTTGGTTCAGCACAGAGTATGGGAGAATACAGAGAGGCGGTCTCCAGGTAA